A genomic stretch from Microbacterium proteolyticum includes:
- a CDS encoding SDR family oxidoreductase, with protein MSTQYTFTDPAKLYADIDPQSQDQKEPGLDAELTPKAALGEDTYVGSGRLEGRKALITGADSGIGAATAIAFAREGASVAMSYLPEEKVDADRIAGILREAGATVVQIPGDLREREYAKTLVEEAVAGLGGLDIVVNNGGKQIFNEDVTTLTDEQFDDTFKTNVYAMFWICKEAVPHLQPGSTIINTTSIQAYSPAPILVDYASTKATINTFTKALGQQLAPKGIRVNAVAPGPIWTPLQVTDGQPDEKVDEFGEETPLGRMGQPAELAPAYVYLASAESSYVIGETLNVNGGMPTP; from the coding sequence ATGAGCACGCAGTACACCTTCACCGACCCGGCGAAGCTTTACGCCGATATCGACCCGCAGTCGCAGGACCAGAAGGAGCCCGGCCTCGACGCCGAGCTGACGCCGAAGGCCGCCCTCGGGGAGGACACCTACGTCGGCAGCGGACGCCTCGAGGGGCGCAAGGCGCTCATCACCGGCGCCGACTCGGGCATCGGCGCGGCCACCGCGATCGCGTTCGCGCGCGAGGGCGCCTCGGTCGCGATGTCGTACCTGCCCGAGGAGAAGGTGGATGCCGACCGCATCGCCGGCATCCTGCGCGAGGCCGGCGCGACCGTCGTGCAGATCCCCGGCGACCTGCGCGAGCGCGAGTACGCCAAGACCCTCGTCGAGGAAGCCGTCGCGGGTCTCGGTGGTCTCGACATCGTCGTCAACAACGGCGGCAAGCAGATCTTCAACGAAGACGTCACGACCCTGACCGACGAGCAGTTCGACGACACGTTCAAGACCAACGTGTACGCCATGTTCTGGATCTGCAAAGAGGCCGTGCCCCACCTGCAGCCCGGCTCGACCATCATCAACACCACGTCGATCCAGGCCTACTCGCCGGCCCCGATCCTCGTCGACTACGCCTCCACCAAGGCGACCATCAACACCTTCACCAAGGCGCTCGGTCAGCAGCTCGCACCGAAGGGCATCCGCGTGAACGCGGTCGCCCCCGGCCCCATCTGGACGCCGCTGCAGGTCACCGACGGCCAGCCCGACGAGAAGGTCGACGAGTTCGGCGAAGAGACGCCGCTCGGACGCATGGGCCAGCCCGCTGAGCTCGCTCCGGCGTACGTGTACCTCGCCTCGGCGGAGTCGAGCTACGTCATCGGCGAGACGCTCAACGTCAACGGCGGCATGCCCACGCCGTAA
- a CDS encoding GNAT family N-acetyltransferase yields MSTSPTVRPITPDDAGEVLTIQRAAFASEALIYGDPDMPPLTQTLEELRAELVENLGCVAVSGHRIVGAVRARVADDLLLIGRLAIAPDQQGEGLGTLLLGAVEQRGREAGATEAELFTGGLSEANQRLYEREGYHRTEETADGEIFYRKPLA; encoded by the coding sequence GTGTCGACCTCACCGACCGTCCGCCCGATCACTCCCGACGACGCCGGAGAGGTACTGACGATCCAGCGCGCCGCCTTCGCGAGCGAAGCGCTCATCTACGGCGACCCCGACATGCCGCCGCTCACCCAGACGCTCGAAGAACTGCGGGCGGAGCTCGTCGAGAACCTCGGATGCGTGGCCGTGTCGGGGCACCGCATCGTCGGCGCGGTGCGCGCGCGCGTGGCCGACGATCTGCTGCTGATCGGACGCCTGGCGATCGCCCCCGATCAACAGGGCGAGGGGCTCGGGACGCTGCTGCTCGGTGCGGTCGAGCAGCGCGGGCGCGAGGCCGGAGCGACCGAGGCCGAGCTGTTCACCGGCGGCCTGAGCGAGGCGAATCAGCGCCTGTACGAGCGGGAGGGATACCACCGCACCGAGGAAACCGCCGACGGCGAGATCTTCTACCGCAAGCCGCTCGCCTGA
- a CDS encoding helix-turn-helix transcriptional regulator: MNDFFDTSVRTADVAETQAWLQAQYGHVDVQADRGSFAEHAVGDATFSIRRLTWQCRAEVIYEADRFYFATSSPGYGWTVGKESGDYSLEPGAVQPGQELVGRPHDTALQLVAFDSAWMEEAARAIYGDESLTVRFAAAGPVSRRMRDYWLATLRWALTQLPIMTEPLARAHVRRALVAATLETFPLVGDPRERRASALEQASIYTSATAWIDDHASLAITVDDAARAVGTSTEGLRRAFAANGQLVDTPEAYLQAARVSAAHADLLDADPACVTIDEVAARWGFTDRSAFVAAYRAAYGVAPQVTLGR, from the coding sequence ATGAATGACTTCTTCGATACGAGCGTCCGCACCGCCGATGTCGCCGAGACCCAGGCCTGGTTGCAGGCGCAGTACGGGCACGTCGACGTGCAGGCCGACCGCGGCTCGTTCGCCGAGCACGCCGTCGGCGACGCGACCTTCTCGATACGTCGGCTCACCTGGCAATGCCGGGCCGAGGTGATCTACGAGGCGGACCGGTTCTACTTCGCCACGTCGTCGCCCGGCTACGGCTGGACGGTCGGAAAAGAGTCGGGGGACTACAGCCTGGAACCCGGTGCGGTGCAGCCCGGGCAGGAACTGGTGGGGCGCCCTCACGACACGGCGCTGCAGTTGGTCGCCTTCGACAGCGCGTGGATGGAGGAGGCGGCGCGTGCCATCTACGGGGACGAGTCGCTGACCGTGCGCTTCGCTGCTGCGGGTCCGGTGTCGCGGCGCATGCGCGACTACTGGCTCGCCACCCTCCGCTGGGCGCTCACGCAGCTGCCGATCATGACCGAGCCGCTGGCGCGCGCCCACGTGCGACGCGCGCTGGTGGCCGCGACCTTGGAGACCTTCCCCCTCGTGGGCGACCCGCGGGAGCGCCGCGCGTCCGCCTTGGAGCAGGCCTCCATCTACACGTCGGCGACAGCGTGGATCGACGACCACGCCTCGCTGGCCATCACCGTCGACGACGCCGCCCGGGCGGTGGGGACGTCGACCGAGGGCCTTCGACGCGCCTTCGCCGCGAACGGCCAACTCGTCGACACCCCCGAGGCCTACCTTCAGGCGGCTCGCGTGAGTGCGGCGCACGCCGACCTGCTCGACGCCGACCCCGCCTGCGTCACCATCGACGAGGTCGCGGCACGGTGGGGTTTCACCGATAGAAGCGCTTTCGTCGCGGCGTATCGGGCCGCGTACGGCGTCGCCCCTCAGGTCACGCTCGGCCGCTGA
- a CDS encoding epimerase, which yields MTPPPDAPRVVIAGASGFVGRALATAFAEDGYEVVTVGRTGTAVWGDEEGIVRLVDGADVLINLAGKIVSCRYTDANRDEILRSRVETTRELHAAVTRANRPPRVWMNASTATIYRHETESGNDEVDGVFGEGFSVDVATSWERAFFAGELPSTRRVALRMAIVLGDGPATRMLFALGRLGLGGPQIDSWWFPHRRYRGIGARPTGPVRSSWHRTSGRQRFSWIHLDDVVASVRFLRDRDDLTGPVNLASPGVSDNRTLMREVRRVARMPLGLPAYRWMLDPAMAVLRNEPELVLKSRWAVPRVLGDAGFRFRHTELGPALDAVAGVRRPRARDLFSA from the coding sequence GTGACCCCACCGCCCGACGCTCCGCGTGTCGTCATCGCCGGCGCGAGCGGTTTCGTCGGGAGGGCCCTGGCCACCGCATTCGCCGAGGACGGGTACGAGGTCGTCACGGTCGGGCGCACCGGCACCGCGGTGTGGGGCGACGAGGAGGGGATCGTGCGTCTCGTCGACGGCGCCGACGTGCTGATCAACCTCGCCGGCAAGATCGTGTCGTGCCGGTACACCGATGCCAACCGTGACGAGATCCTCCGCTCCCGTGTCGAGACCACCCGCGAACTGCACGCGGCCGTCACCCGGGCGAACCGTCCGCCGCGGGTCTGGATGAACGCCTCCACCGCCACGATCTACCGCCACGAGACCGAGAGCGGCAACGACGAGGTCGACGGCGTGTTCGGCGAGGGCTTCTCGGTCGACGTCGCCACGAGCTGGGAGCGGGCGTTCTTCGCGGGTGAGCTGCCGTCGACGCGGCGGGTGGCGCTGCGCATGGCGATCGTGCTGGGCGACGGGCCGGCGACCCGCATGCTGTTCGCCCTCGGACGGCTGGGGCTGGGCGGTCCCCAGATCGACAGCTGGTGGTTCCCGCACCGCCGCTACCGCGGCATCGGCGCCCGCCCGACCGGCCCCGTCCGCTCGAGCTGGCACCGCACGTCGGGTCGTCAGCGCTTCAGCTGGATCCACCTCGACGACGTCGTGGCATCCGTCCGCTTCCTCCGCGACCGTGACGACCTCACCGGCCCCGTGAACCTGGCTTCCCCCGGAGTCAGCGACAACCGCACCCTCATGCGGGAGGTGCGACGCGTCGCCCGGATGCCGCTGGGTCTCCCGGCCTACCGCTGGATGCTGGACCCGGCGATGGCGGTGCTGCGCAACGAACCCGAACTGGTGCTGAAGAGCCGCTGGGCGGTGCCGCGCGTGCTCGGCGACGCGGGCTTCCGTTTCCGCCACACCGAGCTGGGCCCCGCCCTCGACGCGGTCGCCGGCGTGCGCCGGCCGCGGGCCCGCGATCTGTTCTCGGCCTGA
- a CDS encoding PepSY-associated TM helix domain-containing protein has protein sequence MSAVSTRPDGPPATDTPSARAWLLPLLRRLHFFAGLLVGPFILIAALSGGMYALAPLLEKGLYAHELTASSTETAAPLVTQITAAQAYVGGGDPVAVRPAPAPGDTTRVLFADPALPESTTRAVFVDPATAEIRGDLPVYGTSGALPLRHWISDLHRSLHLGDVGRWYSELAASWLGIVALAGLALWVGRRTGRRRRPSRRVDGYRRLSNRHAVIGVWVVLGAVFLSATGITWSAYAGANIAQLRAAMGAGTPVLNTTGAGAITGHAHHGGASAAPVTVGAATFEDVLAVARSTDVDSAEVEIRPPAGDGAAWVVQEIHRSFPTEVDAVAIDASTMRVSDRVRFADYPLLAKLSRWGIDLHSGTLFGLANQLVLFALAIGIAALVVLGYAMWWTRRPTRGLAAAPARGVLRHAPWWGTSAVLVAAVAIGIVLPLVGYTLAAFVVFDSLVGWRARRAARC, from the coding sequence ATGTCCGCTGTCTCCACCCGCCCCGACGGTCCGCCCGCGACCGACACCCCATCCGCTCGCGCGTGGCTCCTGCCGCTCCTCCGCCGCCTGCACTTCTTCGCCGGGCTCCTCGTCGGACCGTTCATCCTGATCGCCGCGCTCAGCGGTGGGATGTACGCGCTCGCGCCGCTGCTCGAGAAGGGGCTGTACGCGCACGAACTGACCGCCTCGTCGACCGAGACCGCCGCGCCCCTGGTCACGCAGATCACGGCGGCCCAGGCGTACGTCGGCGGCGGCGACCCCGTCGCCGTCCGTCCTGCGCCGGCACCCGGCGACACGACCCGTGTCCTGTTCGCCGACCCCGCCCTGCCCGAGAGCACGACACGGGCGGTGTTCGTCGACCCCGCCACCGCCGAGATCCGCGGCGACCTCCCCGTCTACGGCACGAGCGGTGCGTTGCCGCTCCGGCACTGGATCAGCGATCTGCACCGTTCGCTGCACCTCGGCGACGTGGGGCGGTGGTACAGCGAGCTCGCGGCATCCTGGCTCGGGATCGTCGCCCTCGCGGGCCTGGCGCTGTGGGTCGGGCGCCGAACAGGACGCCGACGCCGACCCTCCCGCCGTGTCGATGGCTACCGGCGCCTCTCGAACCGGCACGCCGTGATCGGGGTGTGGGTGGTGCTGGGGGCGGTGTTCCTGTCGGCGACGGGCATCACGTGGTCCGCGTACGCGGGCGCGAACATCGCGCAGCTGCGCGCCGCCATGGGGGCCGGCACACCGGTGCTGAACACGACGGGCGCCGGCGCGATCACCGGCCACGCCCATCACGGCGGTGCGTCCGCGGCCCCCGTCACGGTGGGCGCGGCGACCTTCGAGGACGTCCTCGCCGTCGCGCGCTCGACGGACGTCGACTCCGCCGAGGTGGAGATCCGACCGCCCGCGGGGGACGGTGCAGCATGGGTCGTGCAGGAGATCCACCGCAGCTTCCCGACGGAGGTGGATGCGGTGGCGATCGACGCGTCGACCATGCGGGTGAGCGACCGCGTCCGGTTCGCCGACTACCCGCTGCTCGCGAAGCTCTCGCGGTGGGGCATCGATCTGCACTCGGGGACACTGTTCGGTCTCGCGAATCAGCTCGTGCTGTTCGCCCTCGCCATCGGCATCGCGGCGCTCGTCGTGCTCGGATACGCCATGTGGTGGACGAGGAGGCCGACGCGCGGTCTCGCGGCCGCCCCCGCGCGGGGGGTGCTGCGTCACGCGCCGTGGTGGGGGACGAGCGCCGTGCTCGTGGCGGCGGTGGCGATCGGGATCGTCCTGCCCCTGGTGGGGTACACGCTCGCGGCGTTCGTGGTGTTCGACTCGTTGGTCGGCTGGCGCGCGCGGCGCGCGGCGCGCTGCTGA
- a CDS encoding GNAT family N-acetyltransferase: protein MDNLRLEALAPTLDDYLELRRASGLTPKRPDQGAPALTNSWAWRRITDATGRSVAMGRVVGDGGWYFLIADMATLPGYQRRGLGRRILEDLLAEIRATAPEGAYVTLLADPPGQALYRSLGFREPTTGSVTMHQLLD from the coding sequence ATGGACAACCTCCGCCTCGAAGCCCTCGCGCCCACGCTCGACGACTACCTCGAACTGCGCCGTGCGTCCGGTCTCACCCCCAAACGACCCGACCAGGGCGCACCCGCACTGACGAACAGCTGGGCCTGGCGGAGGATCACGGATGCCACGGGCCGCTCCGTCGCGATGGGGCGCGTCGTGGGCGACGGTGGGTGGTACTTCCTCATCGCCGACATGGCGACGCTGCCCGGGTATCAGCGGCGCGGACTCGGTCGCCGCATCCTGGAGGACCTCCTCGCGGAGATCCGCGCGACGGCCCCCGAGGGCGCGTACGTGACGCTGCTGGCCGATCCACCCGGCCAGGCGCTCTACCGGAGTCTCGGCTTCCGGGAGCCGACGACCGGCTCGGTGACCATGCACCAGCTGCTCGATTGA
- a CDS encoding aldo/keto reductase, whose amino-acid sequence MQQRPLSRTGREVSAIGLGTWQLGADWGDVSEEDARAVLAASAEAGVTLFDTADVYGDGRSEEIIGTFLQSRDADDITVATKMGRREDQVPENYVMENFRVWLDRSRRLLDTETLDLVQLHCPPSAVIDDDATWDALDQLVAEGVIAAYGSSVETMDQALSALRRPNLTNLQIIFNPFRLKPLDEVLPLAAEKNVAVFARVPLASGLLSGKYTRATTFDANDHRSYNRNGEAFDKGETFSGVPFDEGVAAADELKASLPEGVTLPAATLAWIASREGVTSVIPGARSTAQATANAAAAELLDGGFDVEAFDALVREVYDRRLRAEIHPQW is encoded by the coding sequence ATGCAGCAGCGCCCCCTCTCCCGCACCGGCCGTGAGGTCTCGGCCATCGGCCTCGGCACCTGGCAGCTCGGCGCCGACTGGGGCGACGTCAGCGAAGAGGACGCGCGCGCCGTGCTGGCGGCCTCGGCCGAGGCCGGGGTCACGCTGTTCGACACCGCCGACGTCTACGGCGACGGGCGGTCGGAAGAGATCATCGGGACGTTCCTCCAGAGCCGGGATGCCGACGACATCACCGTCGCGACGAAGATGGGCCGTCGCGAGGATCAGGTGCCCGAGAACTACGTCATGGAGAACTTCCGCGTCTGGCTCGACCGCTCCCGCCGTCTGCTGGACACCGAGACGCTCGACCTCGTGCAGCTGCACTGCCCGCCGTCCGCGGTGATCGACGACGACGCCACGTGGGACGCCCTCGACCAGCTCGTCGCCGAAGGCGTGATCGCCGCGTACGGGTCGTCGGTCGAGACGATGGACCAGGCGCTCTCGGCGCTGCGGCGGCCGAACCTCACCAATCTGCAGATCATCTTCAACCCGTTCCGTCTCAAGCCCCTCGACGAGGTGCTGCCGCTCGCCGCCGAGAAGAACGTCGCGGTGTTCGCCCGCGTGCCGCTGGCCAGCGGTCTGCTGTCGGGGAAGTACACGCGAGCGACGACGTTCGACGCGAACGACCACCGTTCCTACAACCGCAACGGAGAGGCCTTCGACAAGGGTGAGACGTTCTCTGGCGTGCCGTTCGACGAGGGTGTCGCGGCCGCCGACGAACTGAAGGCGTCCCTGCCCGAGGGCGTGACGCTTCCCGCGGCGACGCTGGCGTGGATCGCGTCGCGCGAGGGCGTTACCTCCGTCATCCCGGGGGCACGCTCGACCGCTCAGGCCACGGCGAACGCCGCGGCGGCCGAACTCCTCGACGGCGGCTTCGATGTGGAGGCCTTCGACGCCCTCGTGCGCGAGGTGTACGACCGCCGTCTCCGGGCGGAGATCCACCCGCAGTGGTGA
- a CDS encoding SRPBCC family protein encodes MAQVIETIDVNVPVRVAYNQWTQFEEFPHFMSFVESITQKTDTLTHWKVKIAGAEREFDAEITEQHPDERVAWNSVGGDENHAGVVTFHRLSDDKTRVTVQIDWEPTGVLEKLGAVFGADDHSVKKDLDNFKEYIESRGAESGAWRGDVS; translated from the coding sequence ATGGCACAGGTCATCGAAACCATCGACGTCAACGTTCCCGTCCGCGTCGCGTACAACCAGTGGACGCAGTTCGAGGAGTTCCCGCACTTCATGAGCTTCGTGGAGTCGATCACGCAGAAGACCGACACGCTCACGCACTGGAAGGTCAAGATCGCCGGCGCCGAGCGCGAGTTCGACGCCGAGATCACCGAGCAGCACCCCGACGAGCGCGTCGCGTGGAACAGCGTCGGCGGAGACGAGAACCACGCCGGTGTCGTCACCTTCCACCGTCTGTCGGACGACAAGACGCGTGTCACCGTGCAGATCGACTGGGAGCCGACCGGCGTCCTCGAGAAGCTCGGTGCCGTCTTCGGCGCCGACGACCACTCGGTCAAGAAGGACCTCGACAACTTCAAGGAGTACATCGAGTCGCGCGGTGCCGAGTCCGGCGCCTGGCGCGGCGACGTCAGCTGA
- a CDS encoding NAD(P)/FAD-dependent oxidoreductase: MNDSRPTAPPRIVVVGGGNAGLSVAGRLHRARAGEVTVIEPRERHVFAPLQSHIAGGAARASEAVRPQADVTPAGVTWLRDEVFTVDADARRVHLVSGGALDYDQLVVCAGMRLAWEQVPGLPEAMAAPTGISNYDYDLAAKASPVLRDLRGGTVVFTQPPEPASCGAAAQKPMYLACDWWRAVGVRDDIRVVFVCPDPVPFGIPAIDRELQRKLDEYGIEVRYSRELRSVDATAGMLVIGHGDAEETLSYDVLHAVPPQRAPEWIAGSGLAASDDPHGFVDVDPETFQHVRHPEIWSVGDAASVATRRSGGAIRQQAKALVKNMKAVQGGRAPSATYNGYSVVPFTVSRGTVVFAEFDREGRLQPTVPFWRSLYRERRLSWIADRRVLPWVYWHLILRGLA; this comes from the coding sequence ATGAACGACTCCCGCCCCACCGCACCGCCGCGCATCGTCGTCGTCGGTGGCGGGAACGCCGGGCTCTCGGTGGCCGGCCGCCTGCACCGCGCGCGAGCGGGCGAGGTCACGGTGATCGAGCCCCGCGAACGGCACGTCTTCGCGCCGCTGCAGTCGCACATCGCCGGCGGCGCGGCGCGGGCCTCCGAGGCGGTCCGACCCCAGGCCGACGTCACCCCTGCCGGGGTGACCTGGCTGCGCGACGAGGTCTTCACGGTGGATGCCGACGCCCGCCGCGTGCATCTCGTCTCGGGCGGGGCGCTCGACTACGACCAGCTGGTCGTGTGCGCCGGAATGCGCCTGGCGTGGGAGCAGGTGCCGGGTCTGCCCGAGGCGATGGCCGCTCCGACGGGCATCTCGAACTACGACTACGACCTCGCGGCCAAGGCCTCGCCGGTCCTGCGCGACCTGCGCGGGGGCACCGTCGTGTTCACACAGCCCCCCGAGCCCGCCTCGTGCGGCGCCGCGGCGCAGAAGCCGATGTACCTCGCGTGCGACTGGTGGCGGGCGGTCGGGGTGCGCGACGACATCCGCGTGGTGTTCGTCTGCCCCGATCCCGTGCCCTTCGGCATCCCGGCCATCGACCGCGAACTGCAGCGCAAGCTCGACGAATACGGCATCGAGGTGCGCTACAGCCGGGAACTCAGATCCGTGGATGCCACAGCCGGCATGCTCGTGATCGGCCACGGCGACGCGGAGGAGACGCTGTCGTACGACGTGCTGCACGCCGTGCCGCCCCAGCGGGCGCCCGAATGGATCGCGGGCAGCGGCCTGGCGGCATCCGATGATCCGCACGGCTTCGTCGACGTCGACCCGGAGACCTTCCAGCATGTGCGACACCCCGAGATCTGGTCGGTGGGAGACGCCGCGTCCGTCGCGACGCGCCGTTCGGGCGGAGCGATCCGGCAGCAGGCGAAGGCGCTGGTGAAGAACATGAAGGCGGTGCAGGGCGGCCGGGCGCCGTCGGCGACCTACAACGGCTACAGCGTCGTTCCGTTCACGGTGTCACGCGGCACGGTCGTGTTCGCGGAGTTCGACCGGGAGGGCCGGCTGCAGCCGACCGTGCCGTTCTGGCGCTCGCTGTACCGCGAACGCCGCCTGTCGTGGATCGCCGACCGCCGCGTGCTGCCCTGGGTCTACTGGCACCTGATCCTGCGCGGCCTCGCCTGA
- a CDS encoding DUF7882 family protein produces MGKFIYEGGIRTDFEDRLLAHLQVVVGNKLRRGEPFYFVWKDDLSTGGGRTSVWVHPRANLVFKYSGGRPPALNRAWLEALMSTANSPTGLYVVPEPADETVTPEQFA; encoded by the coding sequence GTGGGCAAATTCATCTACGAGGGCGGCATCCGCACGGACTTCGAGGACCGTCTTCTCGCCCACCTGCAGGTCGTGGTCGGCAACAAGCTGCGACGCGGCGAACCGTTCTACTTCGTGTGGAAGGACGACCTCAGCACCGGCGGCGGTCGCACGTCGGTGTGGGTGCACCCGCGCGCGAATCTCGTCTTCAAGTACAGCGGCGGACGCCCCCCGGCGTTGAACCGCGCGTGGCTCGAGGCCCTCATGTCGACTGCGAACTCCCCCACCGGGCTGTACGTGGTCCCCGAGCCGGCCGACGAGACGGTCACCCCCGAACAGTTCGCCTGA
- a CDS encoding helix-turn-helix transcriptional regulator, with translation MKVRSRGADDVERVWTRFVPSARLEHVDPKTVSFTWNSVELERFSVIGWELNASVRASIEMSDQLMACRMVGDDLRLESASHGIEPRRPWLAVDRRIDAHWTGAARVRAFVFDRTDAERVARIAAGDDRLVLRRLDPRPRDRNAATQWERTFAHVSTSLGAAHDDAVVAAELQRHALMTTLTSFSTPYVEAVARAHQRAAAPRTVRRAIAHIEAHAHEPLSLEDIAAASGISSRGLQHAFRRQLDTTPTEYLRRVRLSAAHAELVSGSVSVTEVARRWGFSSASRFARYYREHYGQSPSQVIRMS, from the coding sequence ATGAAGGTCCGCTCACGCGGGGCGGACGACGTCGAACGGGTGTGGACCCGCTTCGTGCCGAGTGCGCGCCTCGAACACGTCGATCCGAAGACCGTGTCGTTCACCTGGAACTCGGTGGAGCTCGAACGCTTCTCCGTGATCGGCTGGGAGCTCAACGCGAGCGTGCGAGCCTCGATCGAGATGAGCGATCAGCTTATGGCGTGCCGCATGGTGGGCGATGACCTGCGCCTGGAGTCCGCCTCGCACGGCATCGAGCCCCGTCGGCCGTGGTTGGCGGTGGATCGCCGGATCGACGCGCACTGGACGGGGGCGGCGCGCGTGCGCGCCTTCGTGTTCGACCGCACCGACGCCGAGCGCGTGGCTCGCATCGCCGCGGGCGACGACCGCCTCGTGCTGCGTCGCCTCGACCCCCGCCCCCGTGATCGCAACGCGGCGACGCAGTGGGAACGGACTTTCGCGCACGTCTCCACGTCGCTCGGGGCCGCGCACGACGACGCGGTCGTCGCCGCCGAACTGCAGCGGCACGCGTTGATGACGACGCTCACGTCCTTCTCGACCCCGTACGTCGAGGCCGTCGCCCGCGCACACCAGCGCGCGGCCGCTCCGCGCACGGTCCGGCGTGCCATCGCCCACATCGAGGCGCACGCGCACGAACCGCTCAGCCTCGAGGACATCGCCGCGGCATCCGGCATCTCCTCACGAGGACTGCAGCACGCGTTCCGTCGGCAGCTGGACACGACCCCGACCGAATACCTGCGCCGCGTGCGACTCAGCGCCGCGCACGCGGAGCTGGTGAGCGGCTCCGTCTCCGTCACCGAGGTCGCCCGCCGGTGGGGGTTCTCGAGCGCCTCGCGGTTCGCACGCTACTACCGCGAGCACTACGGGCAGAGCCCCTCGCAGGTGATCCGCATGTCCTGA
- a CDS encoding sugar ABC transporter ATPase: MSDASIDPTTASTNPATDVGVAGVQPLRDGDTSIEPDPALDPAQAEWDATTALDEGADPDDINPVTATGADPAEIPADDSDIPLEDIHPFATGTDSQGEDPGVVELGEEGQGDLAPEDL, encoded by the coding sequence ATGAGCGACGCCTCGATCGACCCGACCACCGCCTCGACGAACCCCGCCACCGATGTGGGCGTCGCGGGTGTGCAGCCGCTGCGCGACGGCGACACCTCCATCGAGCCCGACCCCGCGCTCGACCCGGCGCAGGCCGAGTGGGACGCGACCACCGCCCTCGACGAGGGCGCCGACCCCGACGACATCAACCCCGTCACCGCCACCGGTGCCGACCCGGCCGAGATCCCGGCCGACGACAGCGACATCCCGCTGGAGGACATCCACCCCTTCGCCACCGGAACCGACTCGCAGGGCGAGGACCCGGGCGTCGTGGAGCTCGGCGAAGAGGGCCAGGGCGACCTCGCCCCCGAAGACCTCTGA
- a CDS encoding glycosyltransferase: MRLAAEYVLPLRWSDDAELDDLVDYLRHLERWIDVTVVDGSDAALFDAHARAFPPGVRHVAPTVSDGANGKARGVVSGLALSRHECVVIADDDVRHDRATLAALVSQTTDADLVAPQNVFDPRPWHARWDTARSLINRAATGDFPGTYAVRRSALPRGYGVDALFENLEMERTVRAGGGRVRRCRDLFVIRRPPTARRFWGQRIRQAYDSQAQPARLLAELSIAPCVFAARRHPGILSLLAVVAVGLAELGRRRGHGTNAFPATAALWAPVWVAERGVTSWVALAMRLSGGVPYAGRRVVRAATPLRTLRQLASDDAMGPGR; this comes from the coding sequence ATGCGCCTCGCCGCTGAATACGTTCTCCCCCTGCGCTGGAGCGACGACGCCGAACTCGACGATCTCGTCGACTACCTCCGGCATCTCGAGCGGTGGATCGATGTCACCGTCGTCGACGGGTCGGATGCCGCGCTGTTCGACGCCCACGCGCGGGCGTTCCCTCCCGGGGTGCGTCATGTCGCGCCGACCGTCAGCGACGGCGCGAACGGCAAGGCTCGCGGGGTGGTCAGCGGTCTGGCGCTCAGCCGGCACGAGTGCGTCGTCATCGCCGACGACGATGTCCGTCACGACCGGGCGACGCTGGCGGCGCTGGTCTCGCAGACGACGGATGCCGACCTGGTCGCGCCGCAGAACGTGTTCGACCCTCGTCCGTGGCATGCGCGCTGGGACACGGCGCGTTCGCTCATCAACCGGGCCGCGACCGGCGACTTCCCGGGGACCTACGCCGTTCGGCGCAGCGCTCTGCCCCGCGGATACGGCGTCGATGCGCTCTTCGAGAACCTCGAGATGGAACGCACCGTTCGCGCCGGCGGTGGTCGCGTCCGCCGCTGCCGCGACCTGTTCGTCATCCGCAGGCCGCCCACCGCACGCCGGTTCTGGGGGCAGCGGATACGTCAGGCGTACGACAGTCAGGCGCAACCGGCGCGACTGCTCGCCGAGCTCTCGATCGCGCCGTGTGTCTTCGCGGCCCGTCGGCATCCCGGCATCCTGTCTCTGCTGGCCGTCGTGGCGGTCGGCCTGGCGGAGCTGGGTCGGCGGCGAGGACACGGCACGAATGCGTTTCCCGCGACGGCCGCCCTCTGGGCACCGGTCTGGGTCGCCGAGCGGGGCGTGACGAGCTGGGTGGCGCTGGCGATGCGCCTCTCCGGCGGGGTGCCCTATGCCGGCCGACGCGTGGTGCGCGCGGCGACGCCGCTGCGGACGCTGCGACAGCTCGCCTCCGACGACGCGATGGGACCGGGGCGATGA
- a CDS encoding CDGSH iron-sulfur domain-containing protein, with the protein MSEAPVTITAYPDGPLLVRGDAQLQTSDGREVVRTRRTVALCRCGLSTIKPFCDGTHKASGFRTED; encoded by the coding sequence ATGAGCGAGGCACCCGTCACGATCACCGCGTATCCGGACGGACCACTCCTGGTCCGCGGCGACGCGCAGCTGCAGACCAGCGACGGCCGAGAGGTGGTGCGCACGCGCCGCACCGTGGCGCTCTGCCGCTGCGGCCTGTCGACGATCAAGCCGTTCTGCGACGGGACGCACAAGGCGTCCGGCTTCCGCACCGAGGACTGA